Below is a genomic region from Methanobacterium sp..
AGGTGATTTAAAGTACATATACCTATTAAATCCTCCAATTTTTCGATCATTTAAAAATTTATCAATTATAACGTAAGATTTGTTAACTTCAGCATTGTATAAAATATTGCTTAATAACTGGCCAATCAAATAACTATGTATTACAGAAGGTTTATCACGTAAATGATTATGTATCCACTCTTTCTTTAATGCCAAATATGATATTGAAATATATTTACGTGAAATACATTCTAAAACACGCCTTCTAGTTATATCTGATGAATTTGAAAATTTAAGCTCATTCTTTTTATATTTTTTAGATAGTCCCCTTCTCACATTTTTTATACATCTATTTAAAATCTTTTCTTCATGAACACATAATCCTGCAACGATGAAATACTGCCCTGATTTTTCTTTAAATCCCAAATTGCCTGATTCATCCAAATAGATGTACTTCACTAAAATCACTTTAATTTAATTCCTAAAATTAATACTAATTTTATTTAACATATGCTTTTGGGGCCAAAAATTAAAAATATAAAATTCATCTCAAAATTAGGTTAAAACCTATTTCTAAAAAGAGAAATCATAAAAAAAGTAAAGAAATTAAATATACATTACAGACAGTTTTTTCCGTTTAGGGACCCTGAAAAACTTACACTCAGGATAACCTGCCATTAAAGCTCCCAAAAATACTTCACCATCCTTTAATCCCAGAAATTCCCTTATAAGTTCAAAATCAGCCGCCATTTGAAGGAAACCAGCCCAACATGAGCCAAGACCAAAAGACGGCAGCAGTAAGTCCAGATAGCTCAATGCAATGATCCCATCCATTGGTGTACTTCCCTCGCCGGATTTAGCGGTGGCAACGAATAAATTAGGCGCCCCTCTTAAAATAGGGTCTAAACCGCTTTTCCAGACACTGATTAAAGATTCTACTGGGAGTATCTGAACAAATGGTGAATTTTCCTCCACTAATTTTTCCATCCATTTTATAACCAGTCCCGCCAGTTCTTTAACCTTCTGAGGGTCTTCGATGATGATCCATTCAACAGGCTGCTGGTTACCACCAGAGGGTGCAAACCTTACAACATCCATGATTTCTTCAATGGTTTCGCGGGGAATTGGCCTCTTTTTGTAGTTCCTGATTGACCTGCGGTTTCTCATGTAGTTTCCCATATCTTCAGGTGAAATTTTGGAGCTTATATCAACCATTGGGGCCTCAAGTTCAGGGCCGGAAATATTAATAGCCCCTTCTGGGCACATTGCTTCGCAGTGCCCGCATTCTATACATCTCATATCTGCAATAACTTCAGGATTTGTATTCATTTTTAAACGGCCTGAAGTACATGCAGATACGCATGTCCCGCAGCTGCTGCATGCACTTCGGTTTAGATTAAATTCAGACATGTTTTTTATCTCCTTTTGTGTTTTAAGATGCTGTTTAATTGACTAAAATTTGTAAATTATATTAGTTTTTGGTAGTTGTAGTATAGATATTTTGATGAAATTATCAAGTCCAATAAAAAAAATAGTTTGAAAAATTAAATGTCAAAAATAAAATAGAAGCTAAATAAAGAAAAATAAAAAGTTAGAACCGTTTTCTGTCCAACAGTTCCTGCATCTTACCAGGGTTCCATCCGCCAGAAGCAGATCTAGACCTTCCCACCTGCTGAACGTATCCTGTTATACGGTCGTACCATTCAACTTCTTTTACTTCACCGCAGGTTGCACAGTTGTCCTGTAAACCTTTCATCAAGGTCTTACATTTCAGACAGAAGCTCAATGCTGAGCTGTAAGCCCAGAAACCAATATCTGATTTTCTAGCTATCTTATCTGTGAGGCTCATGAGTGCATCTGGGTCTGAATAGGATTCTCCCATGAATGCATGGAAGATATGCCCTCCAAGGGTCTTGGAGTGGTATTGAGACTCGATTTTAACTTTTTCTGGGAGTAAAATATCTGCATTAACCGGTACGTGGGATGAATTGGTGTAGTATGCAGTTTTTTCGTCCCCTTGAGCAATAATTTTGTCCCTGTATTTTTCCATATCGAGGGTTGCAAACCTGTAAGCTGTGGATTCTGCAGGTGTCTGGAGAACACTCCACCTAAGTCCTGTTTCATCCTTCAACTTGGCCGCTCTCTCATTTATATAGTCAATTACCCTAAGTCCGAACTCATTG
It encodes:
- a CDS encoding DUF3800 domain-containing protein; translation: MKYIYLDESGNLGFKEKSGQYFIVAGLCVHEEKILNRCIKNVRRGLSKKYKKNELKFSNSSDITRRRVLECISRKYISISYLALKKEWIHNHLRDKPSVIHSYLIGQLLSNILYNAEVNKSYVIIDKFLNDRKIGGFNRYMYFKSPVKIEITHVASYGNNGIQAADFVAGAIHRKYRDNTPYFYELIEK
- a CDS encoding nitroreductase family protein; the encoded protein is MSEFNLNRSACSSCGTCVSACTSGRLKMNTNPEVIADMRCIECGHCEAMCPEGAINISGPELEAPMVDISSKISPEDMGNYMRNRRSIRNYKKRPIPRETIEEIMDVVRFAPSGGNQQPVEWIIIEDPQKVKELAGLVIKWMEKLVEENSPFVQILPVESLISVWKSGLDPILRGAPNLFVATAKSGEGSTPMDGIIALSYLDLLLPSFGLGSCWAGFLQMAADFELIREFLGLKDGEVFLGALMAGYPECKFFRVPKRKKLSVMYI